The sequence below is a genomic window from Macaca nemestrina isolate mMacNem1 chromosome 13, mMacNem.hap1, whole genome shotgun sequence.
ACAGGATTGATAGACAGGCCCCTGCACTGCACATCCCCTGAGGAGTCCCATTCGCTCCAGGGCTAGGTGAACAGTGCCTCTGGGGTAGTAGAGTGCACGGCATAAGcaccacagcagccctgggaaagATGGTGGTTTAACTCATCTCCCCCCTCCACTTCCGACTCCAGTCTACACCAAGATTAAAGAGGAACTCATGTTTTCTTCTTCAGTGGTTTTGAACTTACCTTTAGATTCCCTAAATCCATTCAGAGTTCACTCTTATGTATGTTTTGATATATGGatctcttttttatatttttctaaatgactACCCTGTATCCCAGCAATATGAGATGCCACCTCTATCTTTCATCTTTTCATatggagtaatttttaaaaattgaatacagTACAGTGTGTGTCTTAGTCTGTCTTGGCTGTTATAACAAAGTTCCATAAGCTGGAtagcttataaataacagaaatttatttcttacagttctggagactgagaagtccaaaatcaagccACCAGCAGATGTGGTGTCTGGTGAGGTCCTGCATTCTAGTTCATAGATGTCATCTTCCAGCTGTGTCCTCGCATGGGGGAAGAGGCAGGGAATCTCTCTCGGGCTTCTTTCACAAGGGCACTATTCCCATTCATAAAAGTTGTGCCCCCAAAACTTAATTACCTCCCATAATTACCTCCCATACCTCCCTTTTATTTAATACTATCACATTTGGGGTTAACATTTTAACATACAAATGGGGGGATACATACAGATATTCAGACCATAGAAGTATATATGCAAAATTATAGTGGCCTAGATAGATAATATTATCTCCTTCTAGGAAAAGAAGGAgataaattaaattacattaaaattaattttattttattctggtgGGCAGCTAAAGTAGGGACAGCTCACCCTTATCCAATTAAAGTCTTGAAATAATTCAAGACTAGTTTCAATCTTGTGAGATGTTTATTTCCAGTACGTTCCTCCTCCGAAGGGGTGGATTTCCTGAAAGCCTAGAGTATTTATCAGGTTCCCTCCACATTGATGAGACCTGcactctaatttttgttttctcaatgCTGTGATACTACTGGTCTCAGCATAGCTGCTGCCGTCTGCATGGTTTTTCTGCCTCTTGACCTGTGTTACTTAGGAAAAGTTGCTGGCTGCTGGCTGCCTTGGTAGTGCTCCAGGACCTTAAAAcaactgttttattttacattttaaaattttgggggtttttttgttgttgttgtttatagacagggtctcgcactgttgcccagattggagtgcagtggcatgatcatggctcatggcaaccttgacctcctggcctcaagcaaacctcccatcttggcctcccaaagtgctgggattacagacatgagccactgtgcctagcctaaaaatattttctccatcttcCACAAGTGTTCTTGGTGGAAAAGTTGGTCTAATACCTTCATGGTTTGAAGCAGAAGTTTGAGAACATTCACTGTTATATCTCAAATCAGTGGTCTGAAAGATTAAGCCAAAATATCATGCAAACCAGAAAGTAAAAGCAGAAATTATGCATGACAAAAATAGTTGAATTGGAGGATAAATCCAGGACACTCAACTTGCAAATCATGGAGCTTctagaaggagaaaaatgaagagattCAGGAGAGGCAATAATGAAGCAAATGGTAGAAGAAATTTTCTTTGAGCCAATTTATGACCCAAATGTGTAGATTATAACTGTACCTGGGTTCTGGGTGAGACACATTGGTAAGATTCCTGAACTCTTAGCACTTTCAGACAAAAGAAGAGTTATTTATGGAGGGAAATCATTTAGACTAGCCCCAGGTTTCTTCTCTGCAGCTCTGGAGGCCTGAAGATGTGGGAATTAAGTCTCCAGGCTGCTGAGTGGAAGGGCCTTCAACTCAATGTTCTACACAGAGCGCTCATCATTAAGCAGACAGTGGAAGGATAAACATGTAGATCTTCAAGGACATAGTGAATGCATCTCCCCAACTGAGAAAAATATCCAGAAACAACTCTAACTAAATCACAGAGAGCAGAGACTCCAGATAAGAAAAGGTGAAGAAGAAACAGGATAATAGGATGGTGTCCTGGCTGTTAAGAGTCAaatttcttagaagaaaagctgTCAAGCTAAGGGAGATTCTAACTGCAGCCTCAGATGAAGAACATTCAACTATCTCAGCCAAACCTTAAAGCAGGGGTGGAAGTGAGGGGagaaaagaggacagaaacataGTTTGAAGGGctgaaggaagagggaggagagtaGGGAAGTTTTATTGAGTTTCTATTGACTTTCTCCGCATGATGTAGCTTGTACTCAAGTCATATTAGGACACAGCCATGGCATTGCCTTAGTGCTGGACCCACGTGTCTCTCAAGTGTGCACCTCTGATTCTCAGTggctttgtttttctcccttccgTTTTAACATTCAGAAATGAGAAAACCCAGAAAGCTAGGCTGGCCAGGTGAGGGCCTCGGTTCTGCAATGGAGCAGCTGTTAGGATGTGGCACAAAGCCATATTAATGGGCTGAGGGATCTAAGTGTCAACGGCAGCTGATGGACAAATTCTCTCCCAGGAATCAAAAgtaaaggaagggaaggagacagCTGGCATGCATTCTCTGCCCGCTCCCTGGTGCCCCAATGTCTTGGCATTTCACTGTGCTGGGTTATTTGGGGCCAGTAGTGTGATTCTCTGCACTGGAAATTCAGGGGACATTTCACGTGTAGGTGGCTGGGATGTTTGAGGCAGGAAGGGATGAGGGGCATTGAAATGTATTGCCACTCTAAGGGACCTGAAGCTGGGAGGAGCGTCTCAACAGTCACTCCCCCGGCACTCCCATGTCCTCCTAGCCTACAATTCCAAGGGCATGCAGCTCTGCCTCATTTCTAAAGAATAACTATTAAAACGGTGGGAGCTGGAGGGAGTGggacttttatgtatttatttattttgtagggTGAGGAGTTATTATTCAAAGAGAAATGTTTGAGATCACATGAACAAAACAGTTGCTGTAGACATCTATGTTCATTCATGGAAACTGATTTTTGTTACATAAAACCTCACCTCTTGATAGGATGGATTAAAATGAGATTCTagatattgttttctttctttaaaaatagatttattgttttttgtagTAATTATTCATATTCATTGCAGAGAAAATTAGAGtaattaaaattgaaacaaagcagattttaaaatgcCAAGATATAACCATAGTTTGAGGATTATCCTTCTAGAAAGATTTCTCTATGTCCACCTGTATACAACTGAAAACAAATGGCATCTTGCCATACATGCTATTCTGTAATTTGggtatggtatggtatggtatgtGTTTTCTCAATACTGCATCTTGGAGAGGATTCCATGACTAGGCTTCCAGTTCCATTGTAATGGCGACTTCGTGCTTTGTAACTTCTGTGTATCGTAATTTCCTATAGGTGTGTTTCTCTTTTGTAACCTGTTACAAATGTAATGTGTCTGTCTAGGCTTGCGGGAGACTCTGAGGAGGAGTGGCTCcaggaggaaatggaggctgctGCCCAGTCTCTGACCCTGTTTGGAAGGAACATCACCCTGGTGGCTCAGAGACTCCATCTTCAGCCAGAATGTCAGCACCACCGGGAGGAGCTAGTGACCGCAGCTCAGCAGATCCTGGCGAACACCACAAAGGTGAGGCTGGTGTCAGAGCTGGCTAGCTGGTCAGTCTGGACAGAGAGCTCATTGCTGTCCTCAGTAGCAGACGCCTGCCCCAGAGAGAGAAACCTGCCCAAGTTTCTGCCAGGACCGCATGCAGAGTTGATCACCAATTTAATAAATGCTAAATGCAGAACCTGTCTTAGAAAGCTGGGTggacggccgggcgcagtggctcacgcctgtcatcccagcactttgggaggctgagacaggaggatcatgaggtcaggagatcgagaccatcctggctaacacggtgaaaccccgtctctactaaaaatacagaaaattagccgagcgtggtggcagacgcctatagtcccagctactcgggaggctgaggcaggagaatggcgtgaacccgggagacagaggttgcagtgagctgagatcatgccactgcactccagcctgggtgacagagtgagactgtctaaaaaaaaaaagagaaaaagaaaaaaaaatagaaagctggGTGGACATACTGAGTTAGGGTCTATGATCTTCAACCCACTGTGCAACCCACTTATCCCCTACACTTAGCcaccaacttctttttttttttttttttttttttggagacggagtctgttgcccaggctggagtgcagtggccggatctcagctcactgcaagctccgcctcccgggtttacgccattctcctgcctcagcctcccgagtagctgggattacaggcgcctgccacctcgcccggctagtttttttttttttttttttttttttttttgtattttttagtagagacggggtttcactgtgttagccaggatggtctcgatctcctgacctcgtgatccgcccgtctcggcctcccaaagtgctgggattacaggcttgagccaccgcgcccggccgccaccaacttctaataaaaatatttcatcagaGGGGTCATTTTCCATCTTGCTTTTGTCCAGGAGCTAGGGGAGAGGCTACTGAAACCTCTGTAACTCTCAGCCTGTTTGGCAAACCTGGCTCCAAAGTGAGGGCTCTGCTGCACTGGCATAACTGGAAGGATCTCAGGAGGCCAAGATGATGCCTCAGCCTTCAAATACTCCCCCTTCTCCATCCCTGACATTCCATCATTACCACACAGCGTTGTTCCCGTTAGAATCCATATGCCttgaatattaacaaatattattgTTAATCCTTAAAACTTTAGTAATGTGGGTTATGCACAAGTATTTGTAAATTAACAGGTCCTTATTAAAGGAAGGTTGGAGATAAGGAGTAAAGAGTGCAGAAGGGTTTGGGGTACCTGCTGATGAGAGGAGGACAGGCGGGAAGGGCAGGCTCTTGGAAGTGCTTGGTACCACCTCTGTTGGAGGGGGTAGATAAGGAGCTGTCTGAGAATGGCAGGGTGTGGCTAGGAAAGATTTTTCACAGGCACTGCCTGGACAGGCCGCCCCTCCGGCTCCCACCATCCTCATCCAAATAGTAAGTTCTCCCGAAACAGCTTTTGTTGCATGCGGGTTACCACGTAGCCCGTCCACTGCTCCACCCCTACCTAGAGACCTGCACTCCAAACCCAGGTTGGACCTCACAGTAAATGTAGTTCAAACGCAAGAGGCCTTAAATTTTCATCAAATCTGACGTCTTCTTATAAACGCTACTCCTAAGCGACTTTTTTCCCTGAGATTCTACACTCTTTAGTCTTGGGAGGTGATGGggacaaaatatttgtaaaaccaAGGAGGGAGTAGCTGCCATTGCTCTCGCCATGGCCTTGGAACCGGCAAGCACCTTCGAACCTCTCTGCCTCTCCTTGCCCGAATAGGTACTGCTCCTTGAAGACGCGGCGATGGCGAGGAAGATGGTGCGGGCGGCTGGTTGGTGCCTGATCTGCCTGGACGCGCTGGAAGCGGCGGGAGACGCGGCCTCGCTGCGCGGCCCCTTCGCAGACCTGGCCGCGGCACTGCTGCGCCTGGGGGAACTGGCAGCGCACAGGCCAGCGGAGCGCCTGGGCCGCGCGGGCCGCCTGCTTCGGGGCTGCGTCCCCCCACTGATCGCGGCGGTCCGCGGCCACCTGCGGCATCCGCGCGATCCGCGGCTGGCGGCCTCCCGGCGCCGGGTTTGCGCTCTGGCCAGGAAGGCCCTCGGCGAGCTCCTGGTGCAGCTAGACCCTGGCACCGCAGCCCCGGCGGCCGGCTCGTGGAACGGCGCGCTCGCCCGACGCCTGAGGCAGTTGCACCAGCTGCTGGTGGCGCCGGAGCCCGAGCCTCTGCACGTCGGCCTGCTGGACCCGCCGCTGGCCGCCGTGGTCTGGCACTGCATGCGCCTGGCCGCCTGCTCTGCGCCGCCCGAGAGGCTGCACCTGGTGGCCCGCTGCGGCCGGCTGCTGCAGTTGCGAAGCGCTGGCGCCCGGCGCCTCGCGGGGATCAGCGGACCTCCGGGGAGAGGCCAGGGAAGGCCGGAGCCAGGACAAGAGCGCGCGGCGCTGCGGGCCGCGACCGAGGCCCTCTTTCAGGGGTTCCGCACTGGGCTACTCCGCCAGATCCTGGACACCTTCACGGACACGCAAAGTCCTCTCCTAAGGCTGGTCCAGGCGGCGGTGGCGACTCCTTATCGTGACGAGGCCTTGCCAAAGAGCCTCCAGCTTTTTCTTGCTACTTTCCATGACAGGGCCAAGCAGATGCTCAGAGTGGCTCGCTTGGCATTGGTTTGCTGCCCTCGACAAGAAATTGGCAGAGACATGGAGGCCGCCATGGCAGGCATTTGGGGGCTCGTGGTGAGAGTGCAACAGCTTTTCTCAGGAAGCCCCCAAGGGTCTGGCCGGGACTGGAACCCTGTCACCCTGCAGACCCTGCTTCGGGCTTGGGCCAGGGAATCCGAACACCTGTTGGCATGTTTTGATGATGTTCTCAGTATTCCTGAGTTCCTGAGTGTGTCCATTCAGGAAATGACCAAGCACTTGGACTTCTTTACATGGGCTTTGGAGAGTGGAAATTCCAGAGAGTTTTCCCAATGTGTGGCATATCTACAGGGCCGGGCCACACACATAGCACAGGTAATGAGCAGGTGTGTGGGCCGGGAACGAGATCCCATTTTCCGGAATGGCCTGAGAGTCTTGATCCAGCAGCTGGAGCAATCTTCATGGGTCTTGCGTGCAGCTGCTGAGCGCTGTTCACATGAATCTGGCTCTCCAGACACTGATGCATTTTTAACCATGGCAAAACATCTGATCTATTCAGCTCAGAGCCTCAAAGAGGGGCTGGATGGGACTAACCACCCAGATATCCTCAGCCCCCTTCGGGACCAAGTCCACAGGTCTGACATTGCTAAGAGACAGCTTGATTTCAttctccccagcctccagagctctGCAGCACCTGAACTGAAATATCAGAGAGCTCCTGGGTTAGGGGAAAATGACCCAGGCACCTCCTATCCACCAACGGACCATTCTCCCCACCCTTTGATTCCTGACACCTGTCCAAAGAGGAGGGACTCTCCACCCCCTGCCATCAGCCAACTCTTCCTTGCTGTAGAGAGCCCTGACCACCAGGCAGTGGCCTCAGCTTGCACCAACCTGCTGGAGCATGatgcagctgtgggtgcagcccAAGAGGCCCTGACTGGAGAGGGGCCACTGGGGCCAGAGAGGATGATGGGACTCCAGGGTATCTCAACACTGGCACCTCCTATTATTGACCTACCAAAAGAGATAGCACATTGCACAACCGCTGGAACTGATAGGCATCTGGAAGTGGCTCTCCAGCTGAATGGCAGGACCAGGGAAACCAGGCAGGGTTTGGCAGCCATGGCTGGTGACTGGTACCCTCTGTGTCAACAACTGTTTTGCCACAACCCAACAGCTGATCTGCCAGAGAGTACAGCAGTGTTCCTGGAGCTTCAGCGGAATTTAGCCTCACTGGTTCAACTAGCAGCTAAAAGTGGTCCCATGGATTTGGATAAAAACAGCCTTGATTCAACTCCCCATCCAGAAATGCAAGGTAGATTGAAGGAGGCAGAGACTCATGCTAAACAGTTGTTGGACAAGGTTTTGGCCTTTGATGGTCTCCAAGCCCCCAAGTCGTGGGAAGAAAGTGTTGAGGATGGGTGCCTTCTATGGTCAGTGGCTGTCCAAGACCTGCTCCAGTACATGGAGCATCTCAGTGGGAGAAAAGGCCTGTTCCTACTGCCCCTGCAGCTGGCAATGAAGAACCAGCAGGGATTGCAGGAAGGGTTGGATCAGGCAGCAGATGTTTCTCAGAGGCTACAAGAGGCTGCCAGGCTGTCCAGCCTACTGTGTGGGGATGAGCAGGAAAAGGGTGAGGTGTCCTTTCTGTGCAGGGAAGTTCATGTACTCACAGATGCTCTGCTGGATGTGGCACAAATCTTGGCCTCCTCCCCCAGACCATCTCCCAGCCTGTCCACACGCTTTGAACTTCTCTGTTTGGAGCTCACCCTTCAAGCCAAGGCCTTGACTGGCCACCTCAGCATCATCAACGCAGACTACGAATGTGCCTTCCAAGATGTTATCTTCCCAAGGCCTTCTGTCTGCAAGGACCCCCAGACTAGACCAGAAAGCTCCCTGGAAAGAATGGTGGCTGGTATCCAAGCTGTAAAAGAAATTGTGGTAGAAGGTCAAGAGTACGGGCCCTGCCGGGAAGACCTCCTTATGACTCTGGAGAGCATTCTCACCCTCACCAAGGAGGTGGCCCAGAGGATCCCTGTGCTCCGAGAATACCCAGAGGAGTGGGGAATGCATATCCTAGGCTGGCTTCGATGGGAGTGGGCAGCCAAGGCCCACTATGCTGTGACCCAGCTGCAGGCCTGGAAAGGTGGTCACACCAAGGCCTGGAGACATCTGGCCCAGTGCTTGAAACCTGGGGAGGAGCCAGCAAGGGCCCCAGAACAGGATTCTATCCAACCCCAGTTCTGGGAGGAGGATGCAGCAGGAGCCACTGCAATGGGCAGTGTGGATTCTCAGAGTGCTGCCCCTGGAACTCCCCTAGGGAGCTCAGTGGGGACCTGTATTGCTGAGCCAGCTGTCCCTGGGACAACCACAGTGGACCCGAGCATGGTAGGATTCTCAGCATTTTTCCTTCACCCCCACCTCAGTTCTCTTTCTAGTAACCAAGGACCCTGGCAAGTTCCAGAAAAAGCTGTCTTGGTGTCCATGTGTGTAATTCACACTAGGCAGGGCAGCACATGCAGACTTTAGGAGCCCGAACTTGGGAAGGAGACTGCCTGGGCTGTGCCTGCCTCTACCGTTTCCTTGTTCTGAGATCTCAGAGAAGCTTTGGAGTCATTTGGggcttcagtattttttttctagaaaatgggAACTTTGATAATTTCCTGATGAAGAATTAATGAAAGCATGCGAAACATTTGCACTTGCCTAGCATATCGTGAGTATAAATGATGTCTGTAATTATTACTGTCTTCCATTAAGTTTTTTCCTGATGACTCTAACTGGAAGCGATTCCCTTGCTGTGACGGACAGCACTCCTCCTCTGGATGGAGATGCAGATGCTACCTCCCTCCTCAGTCCGGGTTCTGTTGTTTGAATCCAACTTGAATCAGTACAGGCAAGAAGGATGTATTGGAAGGATGCTGGGTCTACTGAACACCATTCACACACATTCATTTCTTTCCAGGGCAGCAGACAGGATACTTAGGCACCATGGGTCCCAAACAtttgatttacttatttttgccCATGACCAAAGTCAGTAAGAGTTACCCTAGGTTGGCAGTGCCTGAGAAGTTTCCAAGGAGAAATGCTCAGCCCAGCGTGTGATGCACAACCTGAGCTATCCCCGTTATGACCTTATGCCTAGCTGCACTGACCCCCTCAAACTGTTCCCTGGGTCTTCTCCTGAGATGAAACCGACCAGACCATGTGTTTGTCTGCCCCACTGCTCTTTACTTCACTTGGCTCAATACGATGTCATTACCATGTGAAGGGACCTTATTCCCAAAGAAGCAGGGAGGAGAGCAGGCACAGTTCCCTTTTTCCCCGCAGCCTGACTCTTCTGTGCTCAGACTTTATCTTTTAGGCTTGCCTCACTCCATATCTCCTGGTCTTATGAATTCAGATGCCGTGCAGGCTCCTCCTTTTCTTATCGGTTTTTCCATAGGGTCTTCCTGACACATACTTAAAGCCACTGGATTCACTGACTTAACATACTCTGTTTCTGTCAGTTCACCTGATACATTCCCCTTCTCATCAATATCTGCTGAGGGAGCATCTCTCATAGGTGTAAGGCAGGGTAACACTGGCCATCCAGAATCAGGAGAGAGCAGCAAATTCAGCAGCCCCCATTACCATGCCTGTCCATGAATGGACATCATCTCTCCCATTGGAGGTTTCTTCTGGATGAAGAGCAAAGCCTCACGATTCCAAGGTTTCTACCCCAGGGAAGCACTTTCCTTGTACACACAGTTCCAGTGTGAAAAACCACagtagggccgggcgcggaggctcaagcctgcaatcccagcactttgggaggccgagacgggcagatcacgaggtcaggagatcgagactatcctggctaacatggtgaaaccctatctctactaaaaatacaaaaaattagccgggcgaggtggcgggcgcctgttgtcccagctacacgggaggctgaggcaggagaatggcgtgaacccgggaggcggagcttgcagtgagccgagattgcgccaccgcactccagcctgggaaacagagcgagactcccatctcaaaaagaaaaaagaaaaaagaaaaaccacaggaAAAAGGACTCTGCCTGGAGGCCTTATCCTCAGGTGTGTGGGAGAATCGCCATCCATGTTGTGTGTCTGACCCACTCTCCCATTCTGTGGGGCTTCTGCGGTGCAGAGACACACCCTCCATTCAACCCGGAACGGCACCTCGCACAGCCGTCAGAACCTGCTGAGGGAGCTCATGGGTTTGGGAAGGGGCTTGTGCATCTTCTGGGCACTTGTAAGTCACCATCTGGAAATTCTTTATTCC
It includes:
- the LOC105472031 gene encoding uncharacterized protein, which encodes MESFLLDDVSSVIRNKGIERIISPMIVQLCHLLISMERKEVENEVFASLEMMAEELAKACEDLVQVAKRLAGDSEEEWLQEEMEAAAQSLTLFGRNITLVAQRLHLQPECQHHREELVTAAQQILANTTKVLLLEDAAMARKMVRAAGWCLICLDALEAAGDAASLRGPFADLAAALLRLGELAAHRPAERLGRAGRLLRGCVPPLIAAVRGHLRHPRDPRLAASRRRVCALARKALGELLVQLDPGTAAPAAGSWNGALARRLRQLHQLLVAPEPEPLHVGLLDPPLAAVVWHCMRLAACSAPPERLHLVARCGRLLQLRSAGARRLAGISGPPGRGQGRPEPGQERAALRAATEALFQGFRTGLLRQILDTFTDTQSPLLRLVQAAVATPYRDEALPKSLQLFLATFHDRAKQMLRVARLALVCCPRQEIGRDMEAAMAGIWGLVVRVQQLFSGSPQGSGRDWNPVTLQTLLRAWARESEHLLACFDDVLSIPEFLSVSIQEMTKHLDFFTWALESGNSREFSQCVAYLQGRATHIAQVMSRCVGRERDPIFRNGLRVLIQQLEQSSWVLRAAAERCSHESGSPDTDAFLTMAKHLIYSAQSLKEGLDGTNHPDILSPLRDQVHRSDIAKRQLDFILPSLQSSAAPELKYQRAPGLGENDPGTSYPPTDHSPHPLIPDTCPKRRDSPPPAISQLFLAVESPDHQAVASACTNLLEHDAAVGAAQEALTGEGPLGPERMMGLQGISTLAPPIIDLPKEIAHCTTAGTDRHLEVALQLNGRTRETRQGLAAMAGDWYPLCQQLFCHNPTADLPESTAVFLELQRNLASLVQLAAKSGPMDLDKNSLDSTPHPEMQGRLKEAETHAKQLLDKVLAFDGLQAPKSWEESVEDGCLLWSVAVQDLLQYMEHLSGRKGLFLLPLQLAMKNQQGLQEGLDQAADVSQRLQEAARLSSLLCGDEQEKGEVSFLCREVHVLTDALLDVAQILASSPRPSPSLSTRFELLCLELTLQAKALTGHLSIINADYECAFQDVIFPRPSVCKDPQTRPESSLERMVAGIQAVKEIVVEGQEYGPCREDLLMTLESILTLTKEVAQRIPVLREYPEEWGMHILGWLRWEWAAKAHYAVTQLQAWKGGHTKAWRHLAQCLKPGEEPARAPEQDSIQPQFWEEDAAGATAMGSVDSQSAAPGTPLGSSVGTCIAEPAVPGTTTVDPSMTKDQLITSARKIATSGRDFAKLICIIAKNCIDQRCSQELLCVVEQVQTMSNQLRIISSVKASLARSKSSEELLVENAQQLLQAVFKTMRAAEAASLRGLREASPDPEELEVAAFCLQWRRKLLKQRLQETSHTACDELGLRKTSTKPPPTLATLVQEAV